Proteins from a genomic interval of Paenibacillus sp. RC334:
- a CDS encoding DNA repair helicase XPB → MNPDHPCIVQRDFTVLLEIGLPASEHARSQLQVYAELVKSPSAFHTYHITPLSLWNAAALGWSAADVQHSLQSMSRWEIPRELLKDIEQLVARYGTLRLSRARVEEEGRYSMHTADLNSIEQDATIGMETDKTHSCTAVDRLILTADSPALLDELLLKQDLQQLGLLRDSEVTVSVLPENRGLLKQELARLGFPVMDTAGYLEGNQLRFSLGQGQTELKLRDYQVEAADAFEGADGLGGSGVLVLPCGAGKTVIGMAVMERLQCEVLILTSNTTSVRQWIEELKLKTDIPVDSIGEYSGQKKEVRPITAATYQILTHRRTKDGGFEHMKLLSERKWGLIVYDEVHLLPAPVFRATADIQATRRLGLTATLVREDGCERDVFSLIGPKRYDMPWKELERQGWIAQVDCVELRLPMSAALLERSMRAEGRQQYRIAAENPAKLEAVRSLMQQHKGLPTLIIGQYLDQLRILAQELSVPLITGSMSQAERVRWFDAFRNGTIRTLLVSKVANFAVDLPDAAVAIEVSGSFGSRQEEAQRLGRILRPKSGENKAYFYALVTENSKETEFAARRQLFLIEQGYEYAIRRFSSGEVISNLNDETEAGGKKREA, encoded by the coding sequence ATGAATCCGGATCACCCTTGTATTGTACAACGCGATTTTACCGTTTTGCTGGAAATCGGCCTGCCCGCTTCGGAGCATGCACGTTCACAGTTGCAGGTCTATGCGGAGCTGGTTAAAAGCCCATCCGCTTTTCATACATATCACATCACTCCCTTGTCCCTGTGGAATGCGGCCGCCCTTGGGTGGAGTGCCGCCGATGTTCAACATAGTCTACAATCCATGTCCCGTTGGGAAATTCCCCGTGAATTGTTAAAGGATATTGAACAGCTCGTCGCCCGTTACGGGACGCTTAGGCTGTCACGGGCGAGAGTGGAAGAAGAGGGCCGTTACAGCATGCATACTGCTGATCTGAACAGTATAGAGCAGGATGCAACTATAGGCATGGAAACGGATAAAACTCATAGCTGTACAGCGGTCGACCGCTTGATACTAACGGCGGACAGCCCGGCTTTACTGGATGAACTGCTGCTCAAGCAGGATCTTCAGCAGCTTGGTTTGCTTCGTGACAGTGAAGTGACCGTGTCGGTTCTGCCAGAAAATCGGGGCCTGCTCAAGCAGGAACTGGCACGACTTGGATTCCCGGTCATGGATACGGCAGGCTATCTTGAGGGGAATCAGCTTCGTTTTTCTCTGGGTCAGGGACAAACGGAGCTGAAGCTTCGTGATTATCAAGTGGAGGCAGCCGATGCGTTTGAAGGGGCAGACGGTCTGGGTGGCAGCGGTGTGCTGGTGCTTCCATGTGGAGCGGGAAAAACCGTAATCGGTATGGCGGTGATGGAGCGGCTTCAGTGCGAGGTGCTTATTTTAACCTCCAATACCACATCTGTTCGGCAATGGATTGAGGAATTGAAGCTAAAGACGGATATTCCTGTTGATTCCATTGGAGAATACAGTGGACAGAAAAAGGAAGTGCGTCCGATTACAGCGGCAACCTACCAGATTTTAACGCATCGCCGTACTAAAGATGGAGGATTTGAGCATATGAAGCTACTTAGCGAGCGCAAATGGGGGTTAATTGTATATGATGAGGTGCATTTGCTGCCTGCGCCGGTATTTCGGGCAACGGCGGATATTCAGGCCACCCGTCGTTTGGGATTGACCGCGACGCTGGTTCGGGAGGACGGGTGTGAGCGGGATGTGTTCTCCTTGATCGGACCGAAACGGTACGACATGCCGTGGAAAGAACTGGAGCGACAGGGCTGGATCGCTCAGGTCGATTGTGTGGAGCTGCGGCTTCCCATGTCGGCTGCACTTCTGGAGCGTAGTATGCGTGCTGAAGGCAGGCAGCAGTATCGGATTGCCGCCGAAAATCCGGCCAAGCTGGAAGCGGTGCGCAGCCTGATGCAACAGCACAAGGGCTTGCCCACGCTTATTATTGGGCAATATTTGGATCAATTGCGTATATTGGCGCAGGAGCTGAGTGTGCCGTTGATAACCGGGTCTATGAGCCAGGCTGAACGGGTGCGGTGGTTCGATGCGTTCCGCAACGGTACAATTCGGACTCTTCTGGTGTCCAAGGTGGCGAACTTTGCTGTGGATTTGCCGGATGCGGCCGTAGCTATTGAGGTATCGGGCAGCTTTGGCTCCCGTCAGGAGGAGGCACAGCGGCTTGGCCGCATTTTGAGACCAAAGTCTGGTGAAAATAAGGCTTATTTTTATGCGCTGGTGACGGAAAACAGTAAGGAGACGGAATTTGCAGCCCGTCGTCAGCTGTTTCTGATTGAGCAGGGCTATGAATATGCGATTCGCAGATTCAGCTCCGGGGAGGTTATCAGTAACCTGAATGATGAGACCGAAGCTGGTGGAAAGAAAAGGGAGGCGTAA
- the cax gene encoding calcium/proton exchanger yields MKKWLSPSLLVATFALSAVAHYAHWNAIAQFVICAISVVFVAGFLGRATESVAHYAGQRLGGFLNATFGNAAELIIAIFLVKEGLYDMVKASLTGSIIGNLLLVLGASLFAGGLKYKVQNFNVSLAGLSGSLMIVAVIALFVPAVFLNTHVITESESDTLSLIVAGTLIVAYIAWLIFSMITHKDYLSDVTEQQDEELPHEHAPVWSRNKSITYLVIATVMVAFVSEWLVGTLEVFTTQFGLSELFVGAFLVAIIGNAAEHSAAILLAMKNKIGASVEIAVGSSLQIALFVAPVLIFVSYFMGNTMNIVFTTIELVAIAVAVFIAKSITQDGSTNWYEGLMLLVVYVLLGVSFFLV; encoded by the coding sequence TTGAAAAAATGGTTATCTCCCAGCTTGCTGGTAGCGACCTTTGCCCTTAGCGCAGTCGCTCATTACGCACATTGGAACGCGATCGCTCAATTCGTCATTTGCGCAATCTCTGTCGTGTTCGTAGCCGGGTTTCTCGGCAGAGCCACCGAAAGCGTAGCACATTATGCAGGCCAACGTCTGGGCGGATTTTTGAATGCCACTTTCGGCAACGCAGCCGAACTGATCATTGCCATCTTTCTCGTAAAAGAAGGTCTTTACGATATGGTGAAGGCGAGTCTGACCGGCTCGATCATCGGCAATTTGCTGCTAGTGCTTGGAGCAAGCCTGTTCGCTGGTGGGTTGAAATACAAAGTACAAAATTTTAATGTATCACTGGCTGGCTTAAGCGGTTCACTGATGATTGTGGCGGTCATTGCCCTGTTTGTTCCGGCTGTATTTCTGAATACACATGTCATTACGGAAAGTGAGTCGGATACGCTCAGTCTCATTGTGGCAGGCACACTGATTGTGGCCTATATTGCGTGGCTTATTTTTTCCATGATTACACACAAAGACTATTTATCTGACGTAACTGAACAACAGGACGAAGAACTGCCGCATGAGCACGCCCCTGTGTGGTCCAGAAACAAATCTATTACTTACCTGGTAATCGCTACCGTTATGGTCGCCTTTGTCAGCGAATGGCTTGTAGGAACACTGGAGGTATTCACGACCCAGTTCGGACTCAGCGAATTGTTCGTGGGTGCATTCCTCGTTGCCATTATCGGTAATGCGGCTGAGCACAGCGCGGCCATTTTGCTGGCGATGAAAAACAAAATCGGCGCATCTGTCGAAATCGCAGTCGGCAGTAGTCTGCAAATTGCGCTATTCGTTGCACCTGTGCTGATTTTTGTCAGCTACTTCATGGGAAATACGATGAATATCGTTTTCACCACGATTGAGCTGGTTGCCATTGCCGTCGCTGTATTTATCGCCAAGTCTATTACCCAAGACGGCTCAACCAACTGGTATGAGGGATTGATGCTGCTGGTTGTGTATGTTCTGTTAGGCGTATCATTCTTCCTGGTGTAG
- the ftsW gene encoding putative lipid II flippase FtsW, translating into MRNTKPETRRRGTPDFQLLILTLLLVGFGVIMVFSASSSVALLNKDYNFDSLYFVKRQAAFAILGLFIMFVAMNIRMEKYKKLFVPLFFITVLLLVIVLFTGSLNGAKSWLRFGSIGFQPTELAKISIILYLSALIVKKGDRFRDLRTGYIPVTVIVGFVAGLIMLQPDFGSCFILVATSGLIIYAGGASVKHITASIGLLLLGAALVFGVGSLFGGNSGTTDGQATAKQDYKIGRFQAFLNPEKYRQGTGYNLVQSLQAIGEGGINGSGFGKGIIKLHYLPNSFNDFIFSVIGEEFGFIGTAIFLMLYLYFIWRGMIIALRCHDPFGTLVGTGIMGLIAIQAFINIGGVTQTIPITGVTLPFISFGGSSLLVTMFSIGIMLSISRENTKQAVQERTTGVAVRTEVPNRFQTRRANRSR; encoded by the coding sequence ATGAGAAATACGAAGCCGGAGACTCGAAGAAGAGGCACACCGGATTTCCAATTGCTGATCCTCACCTTGTTGCTGGTTGGATTCGGCGTAATCATGGTATTTAGCGCCAGCTCCAGCGTAGCTCTGCTGAATAAAGATTACAATTTTGACTCTTTGTATTTTGTGAAGCGTCAAGCTGCGTTTGCTATACTTGGACTTTTCATCATGTTCGTAGCTATGAATATTAGGATGGAAAAATATAAAAAGCTGTTTGTACCTTTATTTTTCATTACAGTTTTACTGCTGGTCATCGTTCTTTTTACAGGCTCTCTTAACGGCGCAAAAAGCTGGCTCAGATTTGGTAGTATTGGTTTCCAGCCAACCGAGCTTGCGAAAATATCCATTATCCTGTACTTATCCGCGCTGATTGTCAAAAAAGGGGATCGCTTTAGAGATTTACGAACCGGCTACATACCCGTAACCGTCATTGTAGGCTTTGTTGCAGGACTCATTATGCTTCAGCCGGATTTTGGGTCTTGCTTCATTCTGGTAGCCACCAGTGGCCTGATTATTTATGCCGGGGGAGCCAGTGTCAAGCATATTACGGCTTCGATTGGTCTGCTCTTACTGGGCGCTGCCCTCGTTTTCGGTGTAGGCTCGTTGTTTGGAGGAAATTCTGGAACAACAGATGGACAAGCCACAGCCAAGCAAGATTACAAAATCGGACGTTTTCAAGCTTTCCTTAATCCTGAGAAATATAGGCAGGGAACTGGATATAATCTGGTGCAATCCTTGCAAGCTATAGGGGAAGGCGGAATAAATGGGTCGGGATTCGGTAAGGGCATTATCAAGCTTCACTACTTGCCTAACTCTTTTAATGACTTTATTTTTTCCGTGATTGGTGAAGAATTCGGATTCATCGGAACAGCCATATTTCTGATGCTGTACCTGTATTTCATTTGGCGAGGGATGATTATCGCCTTGCGTTGCCATGATCCGTTTGGGACGTTGGTGGGTACAGGTATTATGGGCCTGATCGCCATTCAGGCGTTCATTAATATCGGCGGTGTAACCCAGACTATTCCGATCACCGGGGTTACGCTTCCTTTTATCAGTTTTGGTGGATCATCGCTTCTCGTCACGATGTTCTCCATTGGAATCATGCTCAGCATCTCCCGCGAAAACACCAAGCAGGCAGTACAGGAACGTACTACAGGAGTAGCAGTTCGGACCGAAGTGCCTAACCGTTTTCAAACTCGTAGAGCCAACCGTTCCCGTTAA
- a CDS encoding HPr family phosphocarrier protein, which produces MSNNNAAVVEIAQTASKFTSSIVLHSENKYIDVKSILGLFTTLVSSHSYELHVHGPDAEEAKKAMTEVFQKHGLHITVAS; this is translated from the coding sequence ATGTCTAATAATAATGCGGCGGTTGTTGAAATTGCACAGACAGCGAGCAAGTTTACTTCTTCCATCGTCCTTCATTCCGAAAATAAGTATATTGATGTGAAAAGTATACTTGGCTTGTTTACGACATTGGTCAGCAGCCACAGCTATGAGCTGCATGTTCACGGACCTGACGCGGAGGAAGCCAAGAAAGCGATGACTGAAGTGTTCCAGAAGCACGGGCTACACATAACGGTAGCCTCCTGA
- a CDS encoding Asp23/Gls24 family envelope stress response protein — MAEQIQQLEAGNIKISNDVVGKIAGMAALETPGIAAMSGGLSEGWAKRLSGKNVQKGVSVEVGQLEAAIDLRIIVLYETPIHEVSRILQQNVREAVESMTGLRVVEVNVKVEGVAFKDDAV, encoded by the coding sequence ATGGCAGAGCAAATTCAACAACTGGAAGCAGGAAACATCAAGATTTCCAACGATGTCGTAGGTAAAATTGCGGGGATGGCCGCACTGGAGACGCCCGGCATTGCTGCAATGTCAGGTGGCTTATCTGAAGGCTGGGCCAAAAGGCTGAGTGGTAAAAATGTGCAAAAAGGCGTATCAGTGGAGGTTGGACAGTTGGAAGCTGCCATTGATCTCCGTATTATTGTGCTCTACGAAACACCTATTCATGAGGTGTCCCGAATTCTTCAACAAAATGTGCGGGAAGCTGTCGAAAGCATGACAGGTCTGCGGGTTGTGGAAGTGAACGTAAAAGTAGAGGGTGTCGCTTTCAAGGACGACGCAGTGTAA
- a CDS encoding CBS domain-containing protein has product MKKVQEVMTEKCVTVTPQDNIYEIALKMKDNDTGFIPVVESEGSDKLIGVVTDRDLVVRGYAAKHSGSSSVDTVMTTGIRTAQADMSVDQAAELMAEQQIRRLPVTEGDRLIGIVSIGDLAVRNIFADNAGEALSHISEQVH; this is encoded by the coding sequence ATGAAAAAGGTTCAGGAAGTTATGACTGAAAAATGTGTAACGGTTACCCCGCAAGACAATATTTATGAAATTGCGCTCAAAATGAAGGACAACGACACCGGTTTTATCCCGGTTGTGGAGAGTGAAGGCAGTGACAAGCTCATCGGTGTGGTAACGGACCGTGACCTTGTCGTTCGCGGTTATGCGGCTAAGCATTCCGGCTCTAGTTCGGTCGACACAGTGATGACAACAGGCATCCGTACCGCTCAAGCCGACATGTCGGTGGATCAAGCAGCCGAGCTGATGGCGGAGCAGCAAATCCGCCGTCTGCCGGTAACGGAAGGGGATCGTTTGATCGGGATTGTTTCGATTGGCGATCTGGCCGTACGTAATATTTTTGCAGACAACGCTGGAGAGGCGCTTAGCCATATTTCAGAGCAGGTTCACTAG
- a CDS encoding aminopeptidase: MKDPRILKLAENLVGYSVEVQPGENVLVEMIGTERDLLNAIIHEVGKKGGNVFVQLTDRKVQSAMLRHATKEMVQTWAEIDLNRMKQMHCYIGIRAGENVNDLSDVPEDKMKLYNSIYQHAVHSEQRVKHTKWVVLRYPNDSMAQLANTSTEAFEDFYFNVCNLDYAKMDKAQDALADLMNRTDKVRISGSGTDLNFSIKQIGAIKCSGQCNIPDGEVYSAPVRDSVNGTISYNAQTLYNGITFENVKFRFENGKIVEATSNDTKRLNDILDSDEGARYIGEFAIGFNPYILHPMKDILFDEKIAGSLHFTPGQAYETADNGNRSSIHWDLVLIQRPEYGGGEIYFDDVLIRKDGIFVLPELEPLNPENLK; encoded by the coding sequence ATGAAAGATCCCAGAATACTTAAACTGGCAGAAAATCTGGTAGGTTACTCTGTTGAGGTACAGCCGGGTGAGAACGTGTTAGTTGAAATGATCGGTACAGAACGTGACCTGCTTAACGCCATTATTCATGAGGTGGGCAAAAAAGGCGGCAACGTTTTCGTTCAACTTACTGATCGTAAGGTACAGAGCGCCATGCTTCGCCATGCGACAAAGGAAATGGTGCAAACCTGGGCTGAAATAGACCTTAATCGGATGAAACAAATGCATTGCTACATCGGGATTCGCGCTGGTGAAAATGTCAATGATCTGTCAGACGTGCCGGAAGATAAGATGAAATTGTATAATTCGATTTATCAGCATGCGGTACATAGCGAGCAGCGGGTGAAGCATACGAAATGGGTTGTATTGCGTTACCCGAATGACAGCATGGCGCAGTTAGCGAATACGAGCACAGAGGCGTTCGAGGATTTTTATTTCAATGTGTGCAATCTGGATTACGCGAAAATGGATAAGGCACAGGATGCGTTGGCAGACCTGATGAACCGGACGGACAAGGTGCGGATTAGCGGATCGGGCACGGATCTGAATTTCTCTATTAAGCAAATCGGTGCCATCAAATGCTCCGGTCAATGCAATATCCCGGATGGCGAAGTATATAGCGCACCCGTGCGAGATTCCGTTAACGGAACCATTAGCTATAATGCACAAACGTTGTACAATGGTATCACTTTTGAAAATGTAAAATTCCGCTTTGAGAATGGTAAAATTGTAGAAGCAACGAGTAATGATACAAAGCGGCTAAACGATATTTTGGATTCCGACGAGGGAGCACGCTATATTGGCGAGTTTGCGATTGGGTTCAATCCGTATATTTTGCATCCGATGAAGGATATTCTGTTTGATGAAAAAATTGCAGGCAGCTTGCATTTTACGCCGGGTCAGGCTTATGAAACAGCAGACAACGGCAACCGTTCTTCGATCCATTGGGATTTGGTCTTGATTCAGCGTCCGGAATATGGCGGCGGCGAAATTTATTTTGACGATGTTCTAATCCGCAAAGACGGCATATTTGTACTTCCTGAGCTGGAGCCGTTAAATCCTGAGAATTTAAAATAA
- a CDS encoding amidohydrolase, protein MTQHSTDKSWFDQLQEHMVEWRRYLHKNPEISFQESQTAAFVADKLESWGIEVRRQVGGHGVVGTIRGSKPGPVVMLRADMDALPIQDEKECKYRSSIDGVMHACGHDGHTSVLLGTAYYFSLHRDELVGEIRLLFQPAEELLPGGAVNVLKDGVLEGVDVIYGIHLWTPFPVGTAASCAGPLMAAADDFYIEITGKGGHGGMPQSTHDSVVAGSALVMQLQSIVSRSVDPLQPAVLTVGTIQGGAAQNVIAETCRLSGTIRTFDEETRMVMKDRLHAVAELTAATYGTTANIRYIMGYPPVVNDAHEASRFFKEAGPVFGEGKVQEASKLMPAEDFAYYLERVPGCFMFVGAGNPAKGAVYPHHHPKFDFDEDAMIKAVRLFIAMSTGYAAERKAENSSR, encoded by the coding sequence ATGACACAACATTCGACAGATAAGAGCTGGTTTGACCAGCTACAGGAACATATGGTGGAGTGGCGCAGATATTTACATAAAAATCCTGAAATCTCTTTTCAGGAAAGCCAAACGGCAGCCTTTGTAGCGGACAAGCTGGAGAGCTGGGGTATTGAGGTCCGCCGTCAAGTAGGGGGGCACGGTGTTGTCGGTACCATTCGTGGTTCCAAGCCCGGGCCTGTTGTGATGCTGCGCGCCGATATGGATGCTCTCCCCATTCAGGATGAAAAAGAATGCAAATATCGTTCCAGCATAGATGGAGTCATGCATGCATGCGGACATGACGGGCATACGTCCGTTTTGCTAGGAACGGCTTACTATTTTAGTCTGCATCGGGATGAGCTGGTAGGAGAAATACGGTTGTTGTTCCAGCCTGCGGAGGAATTGTTGCCCGGCGGTGCGGTCAATGTACTGAAGGATGGTGTGCTGGAAGGTGTGGACGTTATTTACGGCATCCATCTGTGGACACCCTTTCCGGTCGGAACGGCTGCGAGTTGCGCAGGTCCGTTGATGGCGGCGGCGGACGATTTTTATATTGAAATTACGGGCAAGGGTGGTCATGGCGGTATGCCTCAGTCCACCCATGATAGTGTGGTAGCGGGCTCAGCTCTTGTTATGCAACTGCAAAGCATCGTGAGCCGTTCAGTAGACCCTTTGCAACCTGCTGTGTTGACGGTAGGAACGATTCAAGGGGGGGCTGCGCAAAATGTGATCGCGGAAACATGCCGTCTGAGTGGGACGATTCGTACGTTTGATGAGGAAACCCGGATGGTGATGAAGGATCGGCTACATGCGGTTGCGGAGCTTACAGCGGCAACTTACGGAACAACAGCCAATATTCGTTATATTATGGGATACCCGCCTGTTGTAAATGATGCGCACGAAGCTTCGCGTTTCTTTAAGGAAGCAGGACCCGTTTTCGGTGAGGGAAAAGTTCAGGAAGCGTCGAAGCTGATGCCTGCCGAAGATTTTGCTTATTATCTGGAACGTGTGCCTGGCTGCTTCATGTTCGTGGGAGCGGGTAACCCTGCTAAAGGAGCCGTTTATCCGCATCACCACCCTAAGTTTGATTTTGACGAGGACGCGATGATTAAGGCGGTTCGTTTGTTTATTGCGATGTCTACCGGATATGCAGCGGAGCGAAAAGCAGAAAATTCCAGCCGTTGA
- a CDS encoding YlaN family protein, giving the protein MTSSDLQEQLNIRAINLLQDDADKIKKLIEVQMENLATRYCPLYEEVLDTQMYGFSKEVDFAVRAGLLPEMVGKQLVSELERNLAILYEAMNNKAN; this is encoded by the coding sequence ATGACTTCATCTGATTTGCAGGAACAATTGAACATCAGGGCCATTAATCTGCTTCAGGACGATGCAGATAAAATAAAGAAGCTTATTGAAGTACAGATGGAGAATCTGGCAACCCGTTACTGCCCTCTCTATGAGGAAGTGCTGGATACTCAGATGTACGGATTTTCCAAGGAAGTGGATTTTGCGGTTCGCGCCGGCCTTCTTCCGGAAATGGTAGGTAAACAGCTGGTCAGTGAGCTGGAACGCAATCTGGCTATTCTATATGAGGCCATGAACAATAAGGCCAATTAG